One window of the Entelurus aequoreus isolate RoL-2023_Sb linkage group LG18, RoL_Eaeq_v1.1, whole genome shotgun sequence genome contains the following:
- the LOC133633598 gene encoding early growth response protein 1, translated as MLNNMDLNAKDSFYPQFDGSSLGMDTGVQRKDNQDVFADAERSSVPAQFGHEGAPATLKTEASNSEYAFNPCEGPKDTYAPSALAYSGSFYVEASQGAPCTTETLLNMITEIVGISTASLSEAQHGANSRGASYTPPVDVAHFGDVKRQPFADHQMGFVQDQADLPAPEASTSQLSFLQTKAEPKPEAASFPVVVKNEFESYEWGAFKSDCLESSFQAETFPMSNDFPPEQQMDVKELLDTFPAMCPNPEVEFKVEGGIKQEPCFSDTCSQSYPYNGYLPAPILKPYPDPPQAPNQVDSLYASPALPSTIDSILYSSLLSDSFVQSYTTRANTAPAPAATTTTKPPRARKTPAASSAHGPAKEKPFTCPMESCDRRFSRSDELNRHIRIHTGHKPFQCRICLRSFSRSDHLTTHTRTHTGEKPFSCDVCGKRFARSDERKRHGRVHQKQKEKMELKPQVTPSAWPFALSEGI; from the exons ATGTTGAACAATATGGATTTGAACGCCAAAGATTCTTTTTACCCGCAGTTTGACGGCTCCTCTCTGGGAATGGACACCGGCGTGCAGCGGAAAGACAACCAGGACGTGTTCGCCGACGCCGAGCGCTCGTCGGTGCCTGCACAGTTCGGCCAcg AAGGAGCCCCCGCCACGCTCAAAACTGAAGCCTCCAACTCGGAATACGCTTTTAACCCCTGCGAGGGTCCCAAAGATACCTACGCCCCCTCTGCGCTCGCCTACTCCGGCAGCTTCTACGTGGAGGCGTCTCAGGGAGCGCCGTGCACCACCGAGACCCTCCTCAACATGATCACCGAGATCGTGGGGATATCCACCGCGTCGCTCTCCGAGGCCCAGCATGGCGCCAACAGCCGGGGGGCCTCCTACACGCCGCCCGTGGACGTCGCCCACTTCGGGGACGTCAAAAGGCAACCGTTCGCCGACCACCAGATGGGGTTCGTCCAGGACCAGGCCGACCTCCCGGCGCCGGAGGCCTCCACGTCCCAGCTCAGCTTCCTGCAGACCAAGGCCGAGCCCAAACCCGAGGCGGCCTCCTTCCCGGTGGTGGTCAAGAACGAGTTCGAGAGCTACGAGTGGGGGGCGTTCAAGTCGGACTGTTTGGAGAGCAGCTTCCAGGCGGAGACCTTCCCCATGTCCAACGACTTCCCGCCGGAGCAGCAGATGGACGTGAAGGAGCTTCTGGACACCTTCCCCGCCATGTGCCCAAACCCGGAAGTTGAGTTCAAAGTGGAGGGAGGCATCAAACAAGAACCCTGTTTCTCCGACACCTGCTCCCAGAGCTACCCTTACAACGGGTACCTCCCGGCGCCCATCCTGAAGCCGTACCCAGACCCCCCGCAGGCGCCCAATCAAGTCGACTCCCTTTACGCGTCACCGGCCCTACCCAGCACCATAGACTCCATCCTCTACTCCTCCTTGCTGTCGGATTCATTCGTGCAGAGCTACACCACTCGCGCCAACACCGCCCCCgccccggccgccaccaccaccaccaagcCCCCCAGGGCCCGCAAGACCCCCGCCGCCTCCTCCGCCCACGGCCCGGCCAAGGAGAAACCCTTCACCTGCCCCATGGAGAGCTGCGACCGGCGCTTCTCCCGCTCGGACGAGCTCAACCGGCACATCCGCATCCACACGGGCCACAAGCCCTTCCAGTGCCGCATCTGCCTGCGCAGCTTCAGCCGCAGCGACCACCTGACCACGCACACCCGGACTCACACCGGCGAGAAGCCCTTCTCCTGCGACGTGTGCGGCAAGCGCTTCGCCCGCAGCGACGAGCGCAAGCGGCACGGCCGGGTGCACCAGAAGCAGAAGGAGAAAATGGAGCTGAAGCCACAGGTGACTCCCAGCGCGTGGCCCTTCGCTCTCTCCGAGGGCATTTGA